CTGACAAGATCTGTCTGTTTAAATGTTGAGATGTAAAACTAATCACCAAAAAGCATAGAAAGACGTTATCATTCCTGCATTACCTCGATGTAGATGTAGTGCTCGCTGTTCTCGATGGTGTGGATATAGGCGTTGAGGATCGAGCTCTCACAGGTTCCAGTAGACCAACGATCAGCTGAGCGCAACAcctaaaacaaagacatgtcaAAACTTTAACATCGGAATAATGGTGTTCTTTGTTCAACTTTCTCTGTCATTGGAAgcacattattatatttatggtgcatcatttcaccacatttcaaatgaaatagcTTATATTTTTGCCTTTAGTACACTCATTTCTGCCACAATTACAGTGTTTCTCAAAgtaaatgtttatattattaaatattcatggtTGGATAAGAAACTATCGAAGTTAAATGGAGAAAAACATCCTCTAGTATTAAGGGTTTAATACTCAAAAACTCAATCTACTTACTAAAGTATGTGCAATCAGTTCATTAACTGTGTCTTCTTTGCACATCATATTACCTTGTTTTCACCAAATAAACCTTAACATCCAAGTGTAGCACAGGAATTACAGTATTACCACttatacacatataaatacagtatatatatatatatatatatatatatatatatatatacacacatgttgTAAAAGCACTTTTTAAAGACTCAGCTGTATTGTacttgaaacaaaacagaaacctAGTAATTTAAGTTAGTGATGCATTCAGCTTGTTCTTTGCATTAACTTCTTCACAGAGAGGGACACTCTATAAGCTCCACAGCTCTAACACAGAGCGTGACAACTGAGGCACTGTCCCTGAAACCTGAATAAGGGATCAACAAAACCTGATAGGAACGTTACGGGATAATAGGGTGCAAGGGTTAAGGTTACAGGCCACCGCCTACAATagacaataaaaagacaacacacacacatacaaaaagcTATTGTTACCCAACACTCACTGTCTGAACACTTCGTACATCGTAGCATATGATGttgagagaaaatattttttctgaCAGTAAGAAAATATTTGGGACCAAAAATGTTTCACACTATTTTACCTTTATTGTTTCCTCACGGCTTTATTAACTAATATGGCAGGTCTGTGTTTGTCCGCTTGTTTGAGAATAATTATGTCCTCTAATGGACAAAAAACTTGTATTGCATCTTTACAAAGTTGCTACATGTAGCATCAGTAGCACGGTTTTAATATTAGATTAAGAGTGAGAATGATAAACTGTGTTCTTCATAATGTGggaccacatttcccatgaaGCCTGTTGCAAATAAGATGCTTCTGCTTGTCCTCCCTCCCCGTCTCTGGCAGTGCACTTGTTTTCTCTGGCCAGGACAGGACAAACATGTtggaagtgattttttttactcttgTTCCACCATCtgtcattataaaaaaaaaactctgaataCTTTTAGCTGCACTTCAAAAGCCAGAACAGTGTCTCTTTGTTGTACTGTCAAGGAATCCATCTGATTTCCTGCTTGGTGTCACAAAGAGTAAGAGCCAGTGGGAGCCTTCAATCTTCTTGGTAatggtcttgtttgtttacagtaattacaTTTCACTAATTTCCCAAAATAATATAGAGATGATCAGCAGCTTGGTTTCTGttataaatgcaaaatatatgcaaatacCATGTAGCCCTCTATGACTACCGGACATCTTTAAACATCCCGGTGGAACATAGAAATCCCTTTCCCACATGTACATTAATTCATACTATAAATATTATGgttcttttctgtgttgtaaAAGGTTGATTTTCTGTGCTGGACACTCTGGTTTCTGGCTGGCTCTAGTGTGAAGCCTTTCTCTGGTGTTCTCTTCAATGGTTGGTGAGCTTGTTTTACAACTGGCCACTGTTCTGCGACAGAGCTGCCACCCATGGTGAATAGAAAGAAAGTCTGATTGATGTGGAACACTAACATCACATGGGAACAGCCTAAGagactgtatgtatgtgtaaagGCTGAAAAGCACTACGCTACCCAAAATAACTGCACCTGGCAGTGTTGTGAGTTCATGTAtgaggagaaatgaaaatggCGCTGTGACAAGACGAGCACTATAACTTACAACAACCACAGGAAAACACAATCTCTGAGCTTTCATCTGGCTCAAAGACTTTTGATACATTTGTGTTCTGTTCGCTTAGTGCATGTAGCCAATATAATAGTCTTAATAGACCTATATATCAGTTTATCAAGATTTTGAAAATAACATATGGTAacttgataaaataataatactctTTCTTGTTCAGGGGGCAAAGACAAAAGTTTGATTCTAAGATTCACATACCGATTTCTTCTGAGTCCTTAATGAAATCAAACAGAGATTTTTGCACAGGTGTTGCAGATAGTGACTTGGTCTTTGGTGAATGTCTGAAGCATGAATACCTGCACTTTGGCCTTCTGGGACCCAGGCACAGTGAATGAGAGCGAGTCAGCAGTACAGTGGGACTTGGGAAGAAGGTAAGGGTAGAACTCGTCCTTGTACTTGTTTTTGAAGATCTagagaagacaaaacaaatgaacgAAGGCCAAATGTAACCTAACCTTCCTATTAGTCATGTTTCCTACAAAgttaaattaagtttattttaCTCCTTACTATCCGAGGCATATTGTTGTAGTTGAGGCCAATAATCCCAGTAGGTTCGCATAACATAACATAGCAGAACAGCCTACAGAttccaacttttttttactttacttacacCTCCAAATAACTGCTTAGGATAGTTGTGGTATAAGATGTGCTAAATCCACCTGAAGCTTGTATATCTGTAGACTCATTTGTAAAGCTGATTCCAGCAGAGCTCTCCAGTCTCTAAAATGATGAGGATGTTTATAACATTATGCTATTGTATACATATTCAGGCCAAAACTATGACAATAAAACCCAGGTAgctttaaaaagacagaagttCCCTTTGAGTCTGACCTTGGTGAAGTTCCAGCGCTGGATGAAGTGGCGGGCCACATCCCTGGCAGCACTGCCGTGAACAGCTGCAGACAGATCTCGCCATGGCATGCGAGGAACCTGAGTACGGTCGATATTAtctgaaaaaatgtaaaaagcaatCCATTCAGCTTCCTGTTCAGAGCCTCtcagtgtgtttgaatgtgtgtgtgttgtgtgagtgaTATGAAGGAGATTTAGATAACATACCTTCAAACGGTCTGTCCAGTTGGACCCAGTCTTTCCTGATAAAGTTGCTGTAGTCTTTGCCAAGCCACAGTTTAGTGTTGCTGGTCAGATCCTCGGGGTCCTGCTCTGCTTGATTATCTGGTTCAGACGGTTTTGGCCCATCTACCGCACCATTATCCTGGTTCACAGAGACATCCACTGACACATTGAAAGCACACTGGTTCATGAACTACTGTGAACATATTATACATGATTAATCAGTGGCAAACAGCAAGCAGCAAAAAAGACAGTTTGAACACGTTCTCACTCCTGTATCTCCTTTGGGCTCCTCCTCGGTTACACTGTTGGCCGTCTCTGTCAAACCCAGGTCAGTTAGCCGGTACTGGTTGTCATCCCACCTCCCAAACGCCAGGTCAATCCCCCCCACAAAGGCTACTGTTTGATCAATGGCCACCATCTTTTCATGATGAGCCCACAGGAACACCACAGATGACACATGGTCAGGATGCCGCATCACCTGATGGATGTAAGGGGTTAAAATTGAAAACATGAGATGAGGCCCCTGCTTATTGTGCAACCATAGTCTGTATATCAAATGATCTGGCCATGGGACAGACCTTGATGTTTGGGTGCATATTCATAAGAGTCCTCTTGCTGTGCTCACTATTGATGCCGAGTGCTAGCTCCACCTCTTTGTACAGCAGAACGCAGACTTTGACTCCTTGTTCCTGCAGGAAAAAGTTCAAAGAGAGGCGATGCCATTTGAAAAAATGATCAGCACAGGTAACATGAAATttgaaaatcatttaaatggTATAAAGGAGaagaacaagacagagagaatcCCTACTGCTTTGCGTTTGAGTATCTCATCCAGGCGCCAGTAGTTATCAGTCGCTGGTCTCTTTAGGAACACTTCAGGGCTGAGCCTGAGAGACAAGACACAAAAcgcttttttttacattattcacaTTAGAAATCCATGTCATATGCgataaaatatttcagtggtACAACTTTTTCTTTCACCAAATTCCGATGTTGCTGACACTTACCACCAATCTGTGATGAAGATTTCCTCCTTGGCTTGTTCAAGAGCATCAGCCAGGTCTGCAAAGTAGCCCCTTCCATTCACGTACcttcaaacaaatacaatatgaaTCATGAAGGTTTAGCAAATGAGGATGAAATCTGAGGACAGATAGTTGTAAATCTCAGATGGACTATAAATCTGACCATTTAGTGAGCGTGTTCTCCCGTGGTGGAGCAAACCCCTCAAAGCGTTGCACTTTGAGAAAGTCGCAGGTTTCTGCCAGCCGGTTGATTTCATGACTCCACCAATGAGCCTGTCGATAGCTGCTGCATTTGATGATCAGACtcctgaacaaaaacaaacaggcgTGCATGAAGCACAAAGCCTACATAACCCCAGGCATAAACATATGCAATACACTGGAGCTCTCAGTGCGtaggcaaacacacagctgacctACCGAGTGAAGTTCTCAATGCAGACTCCATATTTGGTGTCTGTGTAAGCACGGCCCACTTTCACTTTGAACTCAGggtcaaacagcagcacaaagttgATGCTGCCGTTGTCTCGGTTCATGTACATCAGGAAGGAGTCTTTCACCACCAGCCAGCGCCGTGACCAGCGGAAACAGAACTGATGATGGCCAATGCAGTTCAGGCCTTGGATCCGGTGGCCCCCCGACCTCTTGAAGATGGGTCCCTCCCTGAGAAAAGATGACACATGTTTCACAATAAATCTCTATCATGCACGTAGTCATTTGACCCCACTTTTCCTTGGgtctcacacactctcaagAAGTTTGCTTACAAGCCTTTGGGTCCAAGATCAGTGACGAAGGAGAGAGCACCGACAGAGAGGAATTCCAGCTAAAAAAGGGTAGATGAGAAAACGCTGTCACACTACATGAAATCcactttgcatgtgtgtatgtgtaactttgttttaaattacTATTACCATGCTGTGATCATTCCTACAGAATACGTTCTCCAGCAGACCATTCAGGTACTCTTCAAGGTATTTCtgcaaaagaaaagcagataaattaaaagttatatataatataaataaaagttacaCAACTTTGAAATGCAACTCGACACACAGCAGTCAAAGTCATGTACAAGTGAGTCAGTGGATTGCCTGAAACTGTACACATTTTATGAAACTGCCATTGCAGACCATACAGtagtattatcattattataattttcaATAATTGTCAggcatgaaaacaataaaaagatgtcttttttttccaccaaaAAAGTGGCACTCACAAAATACATTCAGTATGTTCTTGTGATATTAATAGAATGtctgtgaaataaaatacattttaaaatcttgCCACAACAACACTTCTGCGCacatcatgtgtgtgtatttgaaggGGTTGTTAaaagtatactgtatatgtatctGACTGGTTTGTTTGATACCATTTTGCTGGAGGTCCTTCTAGTCCGTTCAGTCCCGTGTAGGCTGGGCATTTCCTCTGACATGGCTCTCAGCTGCTGCCTCTCCTTTGCAAACCTTCGAGAAAAAATTTGAATATTCAAAATACTGAATTCTGACAATAAAAACTCAAAGCAAGCCATCAGTCTGATTTCGATTGCGTATCTTTCAGAGTGAGAGTACGATTTGCATGATTAAGACAAACAGATTGGTACACCAACCTTCCCAGAGGAAGCAGGTGAAGCATCATCTTGTGTTTGTAGAGGTCTCGATGCAGCTCCTGGAAGTGCTTGTACTTCCTCTTCACTGTCCAGTGGAAGTGGCCATGTGTTAGTCGCACTGTGTACAGGGTGCCTACGTGGACCTGGAGGGACATTATTCAAATGATGTACATAAGCAGGATGgtataaaatgagaaaaatccTGAAGAAAGCCAGATGACAGAATAGCATTCACTGAATTTTAAATTACTTACTTATGTTTTAACTTTATCACATCACACATTCTTATTTCACTAAAGACTGTTtgaataaacctttttttaaaccattttctAAGAAATGTTGTTGCAGAGATCTGGGTAACACCACTAGCCTCAATGTCCAATAGAGCAAGAAACACAAGAGGTTTGAGGTTCAAGAGGTTATCTCTAAACCACTTAtttgcaaattaaaaatgaaagttaaaaCACCCAAATTGTCCATTATAGTCGTCCATTGCACTGTAAAACTGCTAGCGCAGTAGATCAGGGTTGAACCAGGAGGTAGCTCTTCCATATCAGTGATCTACACTGAACAGTTCAGGTAATGTAATGTTAATTTTCTTCACATAAGTAATAAGTAACATGGTTAACATGTGGACCTGtttaaaacacaatcacacaaagaCAATTTTGAGTTTCCAATTCCCCTGACATGGATGTCTTTGGACTGTGCATGTCCCTCCATCATACAAAGTTGGAAGAGAAACATGCAAACTGACTGTTTTGGTGAGTTACTTCGtaataaaatgcaacatgtgGTGCTTCTCTGGTTCCATACAGAATAATATAATACCTCAACAACAGTAGGTTAATATAACAGCTAGCTCAAAACAAACTACTCAAAGTTCAAACAGGCTTGAAAATAACAGTGAAATCAGATGTGATCGCAGATATAAAGAGTGACTAATTAAAGTTAAATGTGTCATGTAAAGCTTTCTATAAATACTAGtatctttttttaagaaaaaatgtaaatggttttccatatataatttaaaaaaaacataacagaagTACCTTTGAGCGAGTAGTGTACTTCTCTGTGTTGTCCACTCTGCAGGTAATAGGGGTACCAGGCATTAAGTAAGGTACACCCTGCTCTTTTATTTCAGGAAGATGATGCACCACAAGGAAAGGACGCCCCTCTGTGATTTGATtagaacattttaatgaaattctTCTGATCCAATCATTTGAGGTTCAATTCATGACAGTTTCATGTACTTATAAAAGGGAATGTTTTTCGTACCACTGCTGGACATGAGGCCATCTATCTCGTCTGGACTCAGGTTGTGCTTGTCGTGCGAAAAGCGCCTTCTGGCCAGGTTTTGGGCTGTCGAGCTTTGAGCCATTGGCTCGATCACATCCTCTGGACTGGCCATCGCACTGTTGTTGCAAATACCAGCTGCCCTGgtgcaaagacaaaagaaaggttttacatttacagtccACATTCTCACCAGTAAGCATATATAACTGAGACCAATCTCTTCATAAAGCAGATTAAGATTAAGTCACAAACTTGAAGTTCACAGTATTTCATCACAGTGAAGTGATTCAGTATTCCAGTAAAGGCAAAAGTGCCATATTATGCAGGCAGCAGCATAATTTACAATGTTGCAACTCCACAGACTGCAAGTTTAAGGTTTTATCTGCATTAATTGGATAAgaattattttatattcactGAAGCACTTTCATGTATCCTAATGTAGCTATAGTTTAGATGGCTGTATGGTGTTTTAAAACTAGAAAAAAATATGGCTTAAGTCATTTCTCTTTTACTATCTGAAGCAGTGGATTTGTGAACCCATGCTTGTAGTAATCATTGAGGAAAAGTAGTGGTACTATcagtactactactgctactatgAATAGTGGCAGTAGTTTGCAGCAGTAGTGAGTGAACTAAAAATAACACCAATAGATGAAGCAGCAAAAGCAggagtagcagcagcagtatttgCAAAGTAACAGTAGTTACATAAATTGTCGTGGTAGTAGTATATAGTAATAGTAGCAGCTGCAGTATCAGATGCATTAGCTGTACTGAGTAGCAGTAGCAACAGCAacactagtagtagtagttgcaGTAGTAGTTGTAAAAGCAGCAGTAGTACAAGGATTGAACCAGTGCCAGCAGTTGTTTGCTGTCAAAGTAGCTAAACAAGAATCAGATGTGACAATGACACAATAATCCGAGAGTTCAATCAGCTTCCTGAAGTGAATCTAATCCTTGAGGAGATCGACATATCATTATCCCACAAGAAGCACACCAGCCAACAACAGACTCTGTAATGTTAGAAGTACCACTGTTTAAACGCCAAAAACAGAGAGCACTCATACACCGCAGGCATCTTGTGGTGTTTACCTGCTGATCAGGCCATCGACATACGAGAAGTCTAGAGGACACAGCGACCAGTGTGAGAAAAGGGTGTGTGTGAACCCTTTTGTATAGTGAGTGGGTGGATGTTTCCTGGACAACAAGGCAAAGCGGAGGgaaaatgtgtgcgtgtgcatgtgtgcgtgacagagggggagagagagagagagagagagagagagagagagagagagagagagagtgtttgggAATGAAGCTGAGGATGAAACATCACACAAACTAAATCCTAAAAAAGACCAGCAGTGTGTAATAGATTGAGTTAGAAAACAACAGAGCAAAATTCAGTGTTCAATTATAGATTTGAAATAtaatgaaaggaaaaggaaagtgtTGCAACTATTGTTGTATATGATCTTTTTGAGTAACTTCAGCATTATCACTGAACTTTGAGCTTTGTTGTGCCTCTACTAACATCTATTATTTAGGCTTCCTAATATTAGTTTAAGATcagataaactttatttatccagagggaaattgttgtgcagcagttgcagtacaaaaaaggaaagagtgtaaaaataaagtgtatttttggTCAGGAAGATGTGTGACACTTCACTACGACCTCACTACGTGAAATAGCCAGCCAATTAGAAATGTTTCCACTAAAAACTTGCCAAATTGTGTCACATGGACTGAATGGTaaattttgtaaaataaaaagtaacaaaTATGTCAACCAACCAATGTTGGCTAAAACCTACTAATTGTATGTACATTTGCTTATGTTAAATCAACTTTATGGTGCATTCAAGAAAACCTATTAGGCAAATGTATTTGCCATCTGCCATAGTGTGTTTCCCAGGGAAAACTACACAAGAGCGTGGACAGTAATAAGCAGGTAAAGGCAGGCGCAGTACTGAACACTGGGTGGGTACACTTGTACTATAATAGCCAAGGGCTATTGGCAGCATCTAAAGACATGAGTAGTGGCAATAAAAAACTAAGGACAAGCGATAGACGcaataaaacaatcaacagtCTTTCTGGGATCATTCATCTCACTAAAAATGTTTAAGTTTAAAGGATCACCTTCTGACCTTGTTATAGAACCCTATGGTGACCACAAATGCCAAAGTTTCTTCCCAGCACATTTCTGATGTAGTGTAACTTTACACAGTCAGGAGTTGAGTTTGAAAACATCAACAGCGAGCTGTGAGGAAACTTCAGGATTTTGAGACACAACTTGGTACTTTGTAAATCCGCCCCCAGTGCGGCACATATTACTGGTTGTacaaaatatttgctttttaaaagtaCACAGTCACAAGGGAGGAGATGTTAACAGACAGGAGAAGAGCATTTAAGCTGAGATAATGACCAGCAACTCAGTAACAAGAGGCTGTCCCTCATATTTAGTAAATTCAGATGATATGGGTCAATTGACTGATTACTGATTAGAGAATACACTGGTCATATTTGAGGTTTGAAGTTATTAACTGTACATCCATAGGCTTAAAATggcttgtaaaataaatactgcCTGTTACATTTTAAGAATATCTTAAGTAGCTGCTTTGTTATCTCAGTTATTTCCTTCATAACAAGTCTCCTATTTGAAGTGTTATGTTGTATTCTGCTTTTCCTACATGAGGCAGACATTCCTGTGTTTCCATCATCTGGTGAAGAACATAAAAGAATTCCCATTAAGACTGATCTTGACCAGATGTTTTCcatgcattttgttgttgtttccacttATAATCACAGATCTCTTTGGGCCATTCAGCCATGTAAGTTGACCTTGAACCCTGTCATTTAAGTTTTCTTCCTGCTGCTTGTTGAGACGGATATGTTGGCAAAACAATACTTTGCCAAATAAGCCTGTTTGGTCTGTTGAGTACTATGATGACAGGAAGTAGCTCATACTTGCCACCAAGCATACATAATGTGCAGTAGCTACACTGGCATACATGAGAAAACTACATACTCATCcaacaaatgtaaaactgaGATCAATCATTTCATACAGACCACAGCAGATTGATCTGGAAATAAGTTATATTTACCCTCTAAAGCAGAGAAGTCTGGTGTTGTTGTCTGGACTTGACaagattttcttgtttttagttttgttgcagTGAAACTTTGTCTACACTATTCACTCAGGTTTCCTACCTGTGAAATACTACACTACGCCCACCCAGGGTCCTCTACAACATGAGCCAAATTGGCCCAAAGAAAGTGCTTTTACTGAAAGCCAAGCCACATCTTACACACCAAATAGTCATATGAGCATAAATCTTAGTGTGTGTATCAGTGGTCCTGGATCAGTTACCACTTAATGTTGCCAACAGCAATGACTGACATGGCCATGAGATGATTTAAAGCCCCTGTATGAAGGATATGGAGATTTCTGACTTCAGTGACACCCAGTGGTTTTATAGGAAGACACAAGGGGAATGCAGCTGGAGATATTTAGACAGATGGGGATATTGAGAAAGATCAAGCAACTCACACAATGCACCAGTTTTCATCGGGATTGTCTTaatttttc
The Enoplosus armatus isolate fEnoArm2 chromosome 13, fEnoArm2.hap1, whole genome shotgun sequence genome window above contains:
- the pld2 gene encoding phospholipase D2 translates to MASPEDVIEPMAQSSTAQNLARRRFSHDKHNLSPDEIDGLMSSSEGRPFLVVHHLPEIKEQGVPYLMPGTPITCRVDNTEKYTTRSKVHVGTLYTVRLTHGHFHWTVKRKYKHFQELHRDLYKHKMMLHLLPLGRFAKERQQLRAMSEEMPSLHGTERTRRTSSKMKYLEEYLNGLLENVFCRNDHSMLEFLSVGALSFVTDLGPKGLEGPIFKRSGGHRIQGLNCIGHHQFCFRWSRRWLVVKDSFLMYMNRDNGSINFVLLFDPEFKVKVGRAYTDTKYGVCIENFTRSLIIKCSSYRQAHWWSHEINRLAETCDFLKVQRFEGFAPPRENTLTKWYVNGRGYFADLADALEQAKEEIFITDWWLSPEVFLKRPATDNYWRLDEILKRKAEQGVKVCVLLYKEVELALGINSEHSKRTLMNMHPNIKVMRHPDHVSSVVFLWAHHEKMVAIDQTVAFVGGIDLAFGRWDDNQYRLTDLGLTETANSVTEEEPKGDTGDNGAVDGPKPSEPDNQAEQDPEDLTSNTKLWLGKDYSNFIRKDWVQLDRPFEDNIDRTQVPRMPWRDLSAAVHGSAARDVARHFIQRWNFTKIFKNKYKDEFYPYLLPKSHCTADSLSFTVPGSQKAKVQVLRSADRWSTGTCESSILNAYIHTIENSEHYIYIENQFFISCADGKTVHNGIGDAIVKRILRAHREQKKYRVFVVVPLLPGFEGDISAGGGNAIQAILHFTYRTMCRGEHSILSRLSEVEDQWTEYITLCGLRTHSQLSQSIVTELIYVHSKTLIADDRCYIIGSANINDRSMLGSRDSEMAVFVEDEERVPSIMGGEEYQAGPLTLALRKECFSVLVGASSDPSINIDDPISDDFFFLAWNAAAKLNATIYDKVFKCLPYNTVHNMRVLKEYSIEERLCDTDPEQAVEELKAIRGLLVHFPLRFLCEENLLPPLGTKEGMAPVGLWT